In one Nicotiana tomentosiformis chromosome 6, ASM39032v3, whole genome shotgun sequence genomic region, the following are encoded:
- the LOC104086522 gene encoding GDSL esterase/lipase At4g28780-like, giving the protein MPSPIFATIFLVVLIGTFVTCTKGAPRAFFVFGDSLVDNGNNNYLITSARADSPPYGIDYPTHRPTGRFSNGFNIPDLISQELGAEPTLPYLDPELTGDKLLVGANFASAGIGILNDTGVQFANIIRISQQLQNFEQYQARVSALLGEEQTQMLVNKALVLITLGGNDYVNNYFFTPVSARRLQYNLQDFSVYIISEYRKILMRLYDLGARRVLVTGSGPLGCVPSSLASRSTNGECAEEPQRASAIFNPLLVQMIQSLNQELGSDIFVAANAVDMQNDFIRDPQAFGFITSKVACCGQGPYNGVGICTAASNLCPNRDLYAFWDPFHPTERANKIIVQTIFTGSDKYMTPMNLSTIMAIDSL; this is encoded by the exons ATGCCTAGTCCAATTTTTGCTACTATTTTCCTAGTAGTGCTAATTGGAACTTTTGTAACTTGTACTAAGGGTGCTCCTCGTGCTTTCTTTGTGTTTGGTGATTCACTTGTTGACAATGGCAACAACAATTATCTAATAACTTCTGCAAGGGCTGATTCTCCACCTTATGGCATTGATTATCCTACTCATCGTCCTACTGGCCGTTTTTCCAATGGCTTCAATATACCTGATCTTATAA GCCAAGAGCTTGGTGCTGAACCAACATTGCCATACTTGGACCCTGAGCTAACTGGAGATAAGTTGCTCGTTGGAGCAAATTTTGCTTCTGCTGGAATTGGAATTCTTAACGATACTGGAGTTCAGTTT GCCAACATAATAAGAATTTCGCAGCAACTACAAAACTTCGAACAATACCAGGCGCGAGTGAGTGCTCTTTTAGGAGAAGAACAGACACAGATGCTAGTAAACAAAGCACTTGTTCTCATTACTTTGGGAGGCAATGACTATGTCAACAACTATTTTTTCACACCAGTTTCAGCCAGAAGACTTCAGTACAATCTTCAAGATTTCTCTGTTTATATTATCAGCGAGTATCGGAAGATCTTGATG AGGTTGTATGATTTGGGAGCAAGAAGAGTGTTGGTAACAGGATCAGGTCCATTAGGTTGTGTCCCATCTAGTCTAGCAAGCAGGAGCACAAATGGCGAATGTGCTGAGGAGCCTCAACGTGCTTCTGCTATTTTCAATCCTCTACTTGTCCAAATGATTCAAAGTCTCAATCAAGAACTTGGCTCTGATATTTTTGTTGCTGCTAACGCTGTGGATATGCAGAACGACTTCATTAGAGATCCCCAAGCCTTCG GTTTTATTACATCAAAAGTGGCATGTTGTGGACAAGGGCCATATAATGGAGTTGGAATATGCACAGCTGCATCAAACTTATGTCCCAACAGAGATTTATATGCATTTTGGGATCCTTTCCATCCAACAGAACGTGCCAACAAAATCATAGTCCAAACAATTTTCACTGGTTCTGATAAGTAcatgacacctatgaacttaAGCACAATTATGGCTATCGACTCTCTGTAG